One Paraburkholderia caffeinilytica DNA segment encodes these proteins:
- a CDS encoding S10 family serine carboxypeptidase-like protein, with protein sequence MKRDERLSGNSQYRHSRLPGLGTGMATLTVAITLLGGCGGGDGGSSSGTAVSMQQTAANQQLSAQQAAAQSPTGNQTYVDPVAYSGNATDGLAPAQASEKAAVMHYQWTLGKTPINYTTTTGHLTATDSSGNPEATMSYVAYTAPGANGSLRPVTFVYNGGPGSSSIWLRLGSFAPTRVATPDPVFGNWPNYPLVDNKDSLIDTTDMVFIDPPGTGLSEAILPNTNQKFWTTDADVNIMRDFIQRYLTVNNRSSSPIYLYGESYGTPRTDMLALALESAGVHLTGIVLQSAILNYFADAIEAVAITNSTSALALDTDTLAGYFPGYAEVAAYYNQVSPAPLNQDLYAYQASLFVTAEYNRFRRYSQSWVLSQLGAPDALGTPVFPNAKTLQSWTLPSGLTLQALQGYFGANPFSTSLLPGTTIGRYDGRVSLPNSDPRLQNDGDPSDILISQPFTTALATQMPDYLGYTAPNATYLPLNDNIIQVWDFSHDGQPLPDTIPDLLGALTLNPQLKVLSENGFHDLATPFFNTEKQLARLQTVPGLNPDLQVNFFQGGHMIYLDDVARPLMKRDLVRFYRGTPLPDALALWTLPPPWRDESPASQPTATATAQATAP encoded by the coding sequence ATGAAACGAGACGAGCGTCTTTCCGGCAATAGCCAATATCGCCACAGCAGGCTGCCGGGCCTGGGAACGGGCATGGCAACATTAACGGTCGCGATCACGCTTCTCGGCGGATGCGGCGGAGGGGACGGCGGTTCGTCCTCCGGTACGGCTGTGAGCATGCAGCAGACCGCCGCGAATCAGCAGCTCAGCGCGCAGCAGGCCGCCGCGCAATCGCCAACGGGCAATCAAACCTATGTCGACCCGGTCGCCTATTCGGGCAATGCCACAGATGGCCTCGCACCGGCTCAGGCCTCCGAGAAGGCTGCGGTCATGCACTACCAGTGGACCCTGGGTAAAACGCCGATCAACTACACCACGACGACTGGTCATTTGACGGCCACCGATTCGAGCGGCAACCCCGAAGCCACGATGTCCTATGTCGCGTACACCGCGCCGGGTGCGAACGGCTCGCTGCGTCCTGTCACGTTCGTCTACAACGGCGGCCCGGGCTCCTCCTCGATCTGGCTGCGGCTCGGCTCGTTCGCGCCGACGCGGGTCGCCACGCCCGATCCCGTGTTCGGGAACTGGCCGAACTATCCACTCGTCGACAATAAGGACAGCCTGATCGACACCACGGACATGGTCTTCATCGACCCGCCCGGAACAGGTCTTTCCGAAGCGATTCTGCCGAATACCAACCAGAAATTCTGGACGACCGATGCAGATGTCAACATCATGCGCGACTTTATCCAGCGCTATCTGACGGTCAACAATCGCAGCAGCTCGCCGATTTATCTGTACGGCGAGTCGTATGGCACGCCGCGCACCGACATGCTTGCATTGGCGCTCGAATCGGCCGGCGTGCATCTGACCGGCATCGTCCTTCAATCTGCAATCCTGAACTACTTCGCGGATGCGATCGAGGCCGTCGCCATCACGAACTCGACGAGCGCGCTGGCATTGGATACGGATACGCTGGCCGGCTATTTCCCCGGCTACGCGGAAGTCGCGGCTTACTACAACCAGGTGTCGCCGGCGCCGCTCAATCAGGACCTGTACGCATACCAGGCGAGTCTGTTCGTCACAGCCGAATACAACCGCTTCAGACGGTATTCGCAATCGTGGGTGCTCAGTCAACTCGGCGCGCCGGACGCGCTGGGTACGCCGGTGTTTCCCAATGCCAAAACGCTTCAGTCCTGGACCTTGCCATCCGGTCTGACCTTGCAGGCGCTGCAGGGCTACTTCGGCGCCAACCCGTTCTCGACGAGCCTCCTGCCCGGCACGACGATCGGCCGATACGACGGACGCGTGTCATTGCCGAATTCGGATCCCCGGCTGCAAAACGACGGAGACCCGTCCGACATCCTGATCTCCCAGCCGTTCACCACGGCGCTGGCAACGCAGATGCCTGACTACCTGGGATACACGGCGCCGAACGCGACCTATTTGCCGCTGAACGACAACATCATCCAGGTGTGGGATTTCTCGCATGACGGTCAGCCCCTGCCCGACACGATCCCGGATCTGCTGGGCGCGCTAACGCTCAATCCGCAATTGAAGGTGCTCTCGGAAAACGGCTTTCACGACCTGGCCACGCCGTTCTTCAATACCGAGAAGCAACTGGCACGACTGCAGACGGTGCCCGGTCTGAATCCGGACTTGCAGGTCAACTTCTTCCAGGGCGGACATATGATCTATCTGGATGACGTCGCCCGTCCGCTGATGAAACGGGATCTGGTGCGCTTCTACCGCGGCACACCACTCCCAGATGCGCTCGCCCTCTGGACGCTGCCGCCGCCGTGGCGCGACGAAAGCCCCGCCAGTCAGCCGACCGCCACTGCCACGGCGCAAGCCACGGCACCCTGA
- a CDS encoding cupin domain-containing protein, with product MNGLIRQWRIDGLFLRDGGLMVVLATTSVYGRVKMKITTRLNLGLSVATALMFCIPCSAQEPGTVKPRTLLQQTVDGMPKGEKQEVRVLTASFKPGDKTVFHTHRFPVTVYVLEGAFTLEMEGMAPVKVSQGQAMMEPPHVRMTGYNRSNSDSLRVVVFYVSDPDTPFLDPLH from the coding sequence ATGAATGGCTTGATTCGCCAATGGCGGATTGACGGGTTGTTCTTGCGGGATGGCGGATTGATGGTTGTACTCGCAACCACTTCCGTCTATGGGAGAGTAAAAATGAAAATAACCACTCGTTTGAACCTCGGCCTAAGCGTCGCCACTGCCTTGATGTTTTGCATACCCTGTTCTGCGCAGGAGCCGGGAACCGTGAAGCCTCGAACGCTCCTTCAGCAAACCGTCGATGGCATGCCGAAAGGCGAAAAACAGGAAGTACGCGTCCTGACGGCGAGTTTCAAACCCGGAGATAAAACCGTGTTTCATACGCATCGGTTTCCGGTGACTGTTTATGTATTGGAGGGCGCCTTCACGTTGGAAATGGAGGGCATGGCGCCGGTCAAGGTAAGCCAGGGGCAGGCAATGATGGAGCCGCCGCACGTGAGGATGACAGGCTACAACCGGAGCAATAGCGACTCGCTGCGCGTCGTTGTCTTCTATGTGAGCGATCCGGATACGCCGTTTCTGGATCCGCTTCATTGA
- a CDS encoding LysR family transcriptional regulator, whose amino-acid sequence MEFNDLAAFVSVARAGGFRDAARISGVSASSLSIAVRRLESKLGMRLLNRTTRSVAPTEAGLRLIDKLTPLFSEMEAALDVLNLFRDKPSGTLKLNVPSSAARIVLPTVIPRFLKAYPDIRVEVVVEDGFVDVLSIGCDAGIRYDERLEQDMIAIPIGPRVQRFATAAAPGYLDTHGRPGHPRDLLAHACLRGQFAGGATPTWYFERDDEVVQLNPSGPLLVRPGAAIDLAVSTAIAGVGVIHLFEDMLRPHLDSGALEPILEPWWQRFSGPFLYYPGRRHLPAPLRVFVDFLKAGG is encoded by the coding sequence ATGGAATTCAACGATCTTGCCGCTTTCGTTTCGGTCGCCCGCGCCGGCGGCTTTCGCGACGCCGCGCGCATCAGCGGCGTCTCCGCCTCCAGCCTGAGCATTGCTGTGCGCCGTCTCGAATCGAAGCTGGGGATGCGCCTGCTCAACCGGACCACACGCAGCGTGGCCCCGACCGAAGCCGGCCTGCGTCTGATCGACAAGCTGACGCCGTTGTTCAGCGAGATGGAAGCCGCGCTGGACGTCCTCAACCTGTTCAGGGACAAACCGAGCGGCACACTCAAACTCAACGTGCCGTCGAGCGCCGCGCGCATCGTATTGCCGACCGTCATTCCCCGGTTTCTGAAGGCCTATCCGGACATACGCGTGGAGGTCGTGGTGGAGGATGGCTTCGTCGATGTGTTGTCGATCGGTTGCGATGCGGGCATTCGCTATGACGAGCGGCTCGAGCAGGACATGATCGCGATTCCAATCGGTCCGCGTGTGCAGCGGTTCGCGACGGCTGCGGCGCCGGGCTATCTCGACACGCATGGCAGACCCGGGCATCCGCGCGACCTGCTCGCTCATGCGTGCTTGCGGGGTCAATTTGCCGGCGGCGCTACGCCGACCTGGTATTTCGAGCGCGACGACGAGGTGGTGCAGTTGAACCCGTCGGGACCGCTTCTCGTCAGACCGGGCGCGGCAATCGACCTTGCGGTCAGTACAGCTATCGCAGGCGTGGGGGTGATTCATCTTTTCGAGGACATGCTGCGGCCGCATCTCGATAGCGGCGCGTTGGAGCCGATTCTGGAGCCGTGGTGGCAGCGCTTTTCGGGGCCGTTTCTTTACTATCCGGGACGTCGTCACTTACCGGCGCCGTTGCGCGTCTTTGTCGATTTCCTGAAGGCGGGTGGTTAG
- a CDS encoding carboxymuconolactone decarboxylase family protein has protein sequence MANESTVARKAFGDFAPALADYTDKVLFGDVWARPELSPRDRSLITVASLVALYRTNELPFHIGKALDNGVSRDELVELITHLAFYSGWPTANTALPIARRVFESRDA, from the coding sequence ATGGCTAATGAATCCACCGTTGCACGCAAGGCGTTTGGCGATTTCGCCCCCGCACTGGCGGACTATACCGACAAGGTGCTGTTCGGCGACGTGTGGGCGCGCCCGGAGCTCTCGCCGCGTGATCGCAGTCTGATTACCGTCGCAAGCCTCGTCGCCCTTTACCGCACCAACGAGCTTCCTTTTCACATCGGCAAGGCGCTCGACAACGGTGTTTCCCGCGACGAATTGGTCGAGTTGATAACGCACCTTGCCTTCTACTCGGGGTGGCCGACGGCCAACACTGCGCTGCCGATTGCGAGACGGGTTTTCGAGAGCCGTGACGCCTGA
- a CDS encoding 2-oxoglutarate dehydrogenase, whose amino-acid sequence MRVIMSIFDMLRRASPLIALGCFVGSAYALPPQAVAPATPPNGARGVDGPFFPQNRAVPVTPSTGTALQQEAQQRLEARLGANTALSNGAAVTKTQAQTAGLGYVAKHFDQIDTSHKGSVTLSDVRQYLQQQGR is encoded by the coding sequence ATGCGAGTCATCATGTCCATTTTCGATATGTTGCGGCGTGCCTCCCCGTTGATCGCCCTCGGCTGCTTTGTTGGCAGCGCCTATGCGTTGCCGCCGCAAGCGGTGGCGCCGGCAACGCCGCCAAACGGAGCCAGAGGCGTCGACGGCCCGTTCTTCCCTCAAAACCGTGCCGTCCCCGTCACGCCGTCGACCGGCACGGCACTGCAACAGGAAGCTCAGCAGCGGCTGGAAGCGCGGCTGGGGGCGAACACGGCCCTCAGCAATGGCGCGGCGGTCACGAAAACGCAGGCTCAGACCGCGGGGCTCGGCTACGTTGCCAAGCACTTCGATCAGATCGATACGAGCCATAAAGGAAGTGTGACCCTGAGCGACGTCAGACAGTATCTGCAGCAGCAGGGCCGTTAG
- a CDS encoding alpha/beta hydrolase — protein sequence MLEPEIAAFIERTAAIYAGHSTSLPPSKQRAIYERYAAALTPPLPADVIAEDAVFQASAGHRIGLRLYRHRGKTGGTPDSTVLYFHGGGFVLGSLDSHELVTARIAADTGLDVIAVDYRLAPEHHAPAAHEDCLEITLAALAGRLPFDSRAEGALQLAGDSAGANLAASVAMRLRDDGIQGVHSLALVYPMLGTEPQMPARESEAHAPMLTLADVHAFRDLYWGKSGGEQPPYPAWTIPLDASRFDGLPPTLAIGVEHDPLRDDARVFVERINAAGGHAQLWIGTGLVHGCWRALESSPGVKALHRTVCQFLGAHSSASSFRPTRDQ from the coding sequence ATGCTTGAACCGGAAATCGCTGCGTTCATCGAACGGACCGCTGCCATCTATGCGGGGCATTCCACTTCATTGCCGCCGAGCAAACAGCGCGCGATTTACGAGCGCTATGCGGCGGCACTCACGCCGCCTTTACCCGCGGATGTGATAGCCGAAGACGCTGTGTTTCAGGCGAGCGCCGGGCATCGGATCGGACTGCGACTCTATCGACATCGCGGAAAGACGGGCGGGACACCTGACAGCACGGTGCTGTACTTTCACGGTGGCGGCTTCGTGCTCGGCTCGCTGGATAGTCACGAGCTCGTGACAGCGCGTATTGCCGCGGATACCGGACTCGATGTGATTGCGGTCGATTACCGGCTTGCTCCGGAACATCACGCTCCCGCCGCGCATGAGGATTGTCTGGAGATTACGCTCGCCGCATTGGCCGGCCGGTTGCCGTTCGATTCCCGGGCGGAAGGCGCGCTGCAATTGGCGGGCGACAGTGCCGGCGCCAATCTCGCTGCCAGCGTCGCGATGCGGTTGCGCGACGACGGCATTCAAGGCGTGCACAGCCTTGCACTGGTCTATCCGATGCTCGGCACCGAGCCGCAAATGCCTGCGCGCGAAAGCGAAGCGCATGCGCCGATGCTTACGCTTGCCGATGTCCATGCGTTTCGCGATCTTTATTGGGGCAAAAGCGGGGGCGAACAGCCACCCTATCCTGCGTGGACGATACCCCTCGATGCGTCGCGCTTCGACGGCCTGCCGCCAACGCTTGCCATCGGTGTCGAACACGATCCGTTACGGGACGACGCGAGGGTGTTTGTCGAGCGCATTAATGCGGCCGGCGGACACGCGCAGTTATGGATTGGAACCGGGCTCGTACATGGATGCTGGCGTGCGCTCGAATCGAGTCCCGGCGTAAAGGCGCTGCATCGCACTGTCTGCCAGTTTCTAGGCGCGCATTCCTCCGCTTCGTCGTTCCGCCCAACACGGGATCAATGA
- a CDS encoding LysR family transcriptional regulator, which yields MSGIAVNNLRRLDLNLLVTLDVLLSEHNVTRAAERLNFSQPSVSVHLAKLRDVFGDPLLLPGPRGMRPTARAEELREPLRQALDALEHAVSPASPFNPAEASHTWRIAATDYAESTILLPLLPGLRAAAPGTRVAIVEAVPPRLAKQAEQGDIDLGFHTSEGAPPGLRGRVLFKERYVLAGRADHPRLKRRPTLAQFCKLEHVIVSPDGGGFSGVTDDALAEAGLTRRVVLSVPHFLFMMSVLANTDLVAMVPARLVRGNDALRVVEAPVDVPGYEMTMLWHERSHRDPAHQWLRERIVDAVAT from the coding sequence ATGTCAGGTATTGCTGTGAATAATCTCAGAAGACTGGATCTCAATCTGCTGGTGACACTCGACGTCCTGCTGTCGGAGCACAACGTGACCCGCGCGGCCGAACGCCTGAATTTCTCCCAACCGTCGGTGAGTGTGCATCTTGCCAAGCTGCGCGATGTCTTTGGCGACCCGCTGTTGCTGCCGGGACCCCGAGGCATGCGCCCTACTGCGCGGGCCGAAGAACTACGCGAACCTTTGCGCCAGGCGCTCGATGCACTTGAGCACGCAGTGTCGCCGGCCAGCCCATTCAATCCAGCCGAAGCGAGTCATACATGGCGCATTGCCGCGACCGACTATGCCGAATCGACGATCCTGCTGCCCCTCCTGCCCGGTTTGCGCGCGGCGGCGCCCGGCACGAGAGTCGCAATCGTGGAAGCGGTTCCGCCACGCCTCGCGAAGCAGGCCGAACAGGGCGACATCGATCTGGGATTCCATACCAGCGAAGGCGCGCCGCCCGGATTACGCGGGCGGGTGCTTTTCAAGGAGCGGTATGTGCTGGCAGGTCGCGCGGATCACCCGCGCCTGAAACGCCGGCCAACGCTTGCGCAGTTCTGCAAACTGGAGCACGTGATCGTGTCGCCGGATGGCGGCGGGTTTAGCGGCGTCACGGACGACGCGCTGGCTGAAGCAGGCCTCACGCGCAGGGTTGTGCTTTCGGTGCCGCACTTCCTGTTCATGATGTCAGTCCTCGCGAACACGGACCTCGTGGCGATGGTGCCGGCGCGATTGGTGCGCGGCAATGACGCGCTCCGGGTCGTCGAGGCGCCGGTTGACGTGCCGGGTTATGAAATGACGATGCTCTGGCATGAGCGCTCTCATCGCGACCCGGCACACCAATGGCTGCGGGAGCGCATCGTGGATGCGGTGGCAACGTGA
- a CDS encoding aldo/keto reductase family oxidoreductase: protein MSNFTPANTFPLAGHPVRRMGYGAMQLAGPGVFGPPKDRDAAIAVLREAVASGVNHIDTSDFYGPHVTNQLIREALHPYPDELVIVTKVGAVRGNDGSWLPAPEPEDIERGVHDNLRNLGVDALDVVNMRLMGSVHAPAEGSIEKQVTALAELQRRGLVRHIGLSNATAAQVAEARGIAEIVCVQNHYNLVHRADDAWVDELAAKGIAYVPFFPLGGFTPIQSSALSTIAQTIGATPMQVALAWLLHRAPNILLIPGTSSLGHLRENMQAASLSLTDEVLAELDAIGGGNAEA, encoded by the coding sequence ATGTCGAACTTCACCCCTGCGAACACATTTCCGCTGGCCGGCCACCCTGTGCGACGCATGGGCTACGGCGCCATGCAACTGGCCGGACCCGGTGTATTCGGACCGCCGAAAGATCGCGATGCAGCGATCGCCGTGCTGCGCGAGGCGGTGGCGTCGGGCGTCAATCACATCGATACGAGCGACTTCTACGGACCTCACGTCACCAACCAGCTGATTCGCGAAGCACTGCATCCTTATCCGGATGAGCTCGTGATCGTCACCAAGGTCGGCGCGGTTCGTGGCAACGATGGCTCCTGGTTGCCGGCGCCCGAGCCGGAAGATATCGAGCGCGGTGTCCACGACAACCTTCGCAATCTCGGTGTGGACGCACTCGACGTCGTCAACATGCGATTGATGGGCAGCGTGCACGCGCCTGCCGAAGGGTCGATCGAAAAGCAGGTGACCGCGCTTGCCGAACTTCAACGGCGAGGGCTGGTTCGCCATATTGGCTTGAGCAACGCGACCGCGGCTCAGGTCGCCGAGGCACGGGGCATCGCGGAGATTGTCTGCGTACAGAATCACTACAACCTGGTTCACCGGGCAGACGATGCATGGGTCGATGAACTGGCGGCGAAGGGCATCGCGTACGTGCCGTTCTTCCCGCTGGGCGGATTCACGCCGATCCAGTCGTCGGCGTTGTCCACGATCGCGCAAACGATCGGTGCGACGCCGATGCAGGTGGCGCTCGCCTGGCTCCTGCATCGTGCGCCCAACATTCTGCTGATTCCGGGCACGTCGTCGCTCGGGCATCTGCGGGAAAACATGCAGGCGGCAAGCTTGAGCCTGACCGACGAGGTGCTGGCTGAACTGGATGCGATTGGCGGCGGGAATGCAGAGGCGTGA
- a CDS encoding NAD(P)H-dependent oxidoreductase gives MNVLLVYAHPEPRSLNGSLKDFSVRHLEDAGHVVQVSDLYAMSWKASLDANDSLDRQPGARFDPSLDSKRAFRDGRQSQDIALEQEKLKWADAVILQFPLWWFSMPAILKGWVERVYAYGFAYGVGEHSDARWGDRYGEGSMSGKRAMLVVTTGGWESHYSPRGINGPIDDVLFPIQHGVLYYPGFDVLPPFVIHRTSRIDEARFSEVRDALGQRLDDLWNTAPIPFRPQNAGAYDIPALTLRSDIAPDQIGFSAHIE, from the coding sequence ATGAATGTTCTTCTCGTCTATGCGCACCCGGAACCCCGGTCGTTGAACGGGTCCCTCAAGGATTTTTCGGTCAGGCATCTCGAGGATGCCGGGCACGTCGTGCAGGTATCCGATCTGTATGCGATGAGCTGGAAAGCATCGCTCGACGCAAATGACAGCCTGGACAGGCAGCCCGGCGCGCGTTTCGATCCTTCTCTCGACTCGAAGCGTGCTTTCAGGGACGGGCGGCAAAGCCAGGACATCGCGCTTGAACAGGAGAAGCTGAAGTGGGCGGACGCTGTGATTCTGCAGTTTCCGTTGTGGTGGTTCTCGATGCCCGCGATCCTGAAAGGCTGGGTGGAGCGCGTCTATGCATATGGCTTCGCGTATGGAGTCGGGGAGCACTCCGACGCGCGCTGGGGCGACCGCTATGGGGAAGGCAGCATGTCAGGCAAGCGGGCGATGCTGGTCGTGACAACCGGTGGCTGGGAGTCGCATTACAGCCCGCGGGGTATCAACGGGCCGATCGACGACGTGTTGTTCCCCATCCAGCATGGCGTTCTGTATTACCCGGGCTTCGACGTATTGCCGCCGTTCGTGATCCATCGAACAAGCCGGATCGACGAAGCACGATTTTCAGAGGTGCGCGACGCGCTCGGGCAGCGTCTCGACGACCTCTGGAACACCGCACCCATACCGTTTCGCCCGCAGAACGCCGGTGCGTACGACATCCCGGCGCTCACACTGCGGTCCGATATTGCGCCGGATCAGATCGGCTTTTCAGCGCATATTGAATAG
- a CDS encoding alpha/beta hydrolase: protein MKMNSAFWLVLALLFANPVWAFQSRVVTIPSAAMHKSLEATVVLPDQYMRGKAADRFPVVYLLHGSGGDYTDWTANSHIGKLADRYHVILVMPDGGHESWYIDSPVDSHSRYETYVGTEVVGYIDTHFRTIATRQARAITGLSMGGFGALHIALDRPDEFGAAGSISGAVDPRGCEDEPGIDQVFGDPARHADFWNNEAIVENARSLANAHIALTIDCGVNDSLVQSNRMLHARLVELGVPHDYAERPGGHTWKYWANAVQYQVLFFASSFRRNGGAAQT, encoded by the coding sequence ATGAAAATGAATTCTGCGTTCTGGCTCGTTCTGGCGCTGCTTTTCGCGAACCCGGTCTGGGCGTTTCAGTCCAGGGTCGTCACCATTCCCAGCGCGGCCATGCATAAGTCGCTCGAGGCGACGGTGGTGCTGCCCGATCAGTACATGCGCGGCAAGGCGGCCGATCGCTTCCCTGTCGTCTATTTGCTGCACGGCTCGGGCGGCGACTACACCGACTGGACCGCGAATTCGCACATCGGCAAACTGGCCGACCGCTATCACGTGATCCTCGTCATGCCGGACGGCGGTCACGAGAGCTGGTACATCGACAGTCCTGTCGATTCGCACAGCCGTTACGAAACTTACGTCGGTACCGAAGTCGTCGGATACATCGATACGCATTTCCGCACGATTGCGACCCGCCAGGCGCGGGCGATTACGGGGCTGAGCATGGGCGGGTTCGGAGCATTGCATATTGCGCTGGACCGACCGGACGAGTTCGGCGCGGCAGGCAGTATCAGCGGAGCGGTCGATCCGCGCGGGTGCGAGGATGAGCCGGGGATCGATCAGGTATTCGGGGATCCAGCTCGTCACGCCGACTTCTGGAACAACGAGGCGATTGTCGAGAACGCGCGCAGTCTGGCGAATGCGCATATTGCGCTGACGATCGACTGCGGGGTGAACGATTCGCTTGTTCAGTCGAACCGGATGCTGCATGCCCGGCTTGTCGAGTTGGGCGTGCCGCATGATTACGCGGAACGGCCTGGCGGGCATACGTGGAAGTATTGGGCGAATGCGGTGCAATACCAGGTGCTGTTCTTTGCCAGTTCGTTCAGGCGGAATGGGGGCGCGGCGCAGACTTGA
- a CDS encoding LysR family transcriptional regulator, whose amino-acid sequence MARENLNDLLAFLAVARERSFTRAAAKLGVSQSALSHTIRGLESRLGIRLLTRTTRSVAPTPAGERLLATVGPRFDEIDEELAALSELRDKPAGTIRITTDEHAANSILQPKLTQLLSEYPDIKVEVIVDFGLTDIVAQQYDVGIRLGDQVAKDMIAVRIAPDLRMTVVGAPAYFAKRSRPKAPRDLTDHNCINLRLPTHGGLYAWEFEKSGHELNVRVEGQLVFNGTSQMLHAALAGCGLAYIPEDLARPHIAEGQLKQVLKDWCPTFPGYHLYYPSRRQSSRALAVLVDTLRYRAGPSAQRHR is encoded by the coding sequence ATGGCGCGCGAAAACCTGAACGATCTGCTGGCCTTCCTTGCAGTCGCACGTGAACGCAGCTTTACCAGAGCCGCGGCGAAACTGGGTGTGTCGCAATCGGCGCTGAGCCACACCATCCGCGGGCTGGAATCGAGGCTCGGCATCCGCCTGCTGACTCGAACAACGCGAAGCGTCGCGCCGACACCGGCCGGCGAGCGGTTGCTGGCCACCGTAGGACCGCGTTTCGATGAAATCGACGAAGAGCTCGCGGCATTGAGCGAGCTTCGGGATAAGCCCGCCGGCACTATCCGGATCACAACAGACGAGCATGCGGCGAACTCGATTCTTCAACCGAAGCTGACGCAGCTTCTGTCCGAGTATCCGGACATCAAGGTCGAAGTTATCGTCGACTTTGGCTTGACCGATATCGTCGCGCAGCAATACGACGTTGGCATACGTCTCGGCGATCAGGTGGCGAAAGACATGATTGCGGTACGCATTGCGCCCGACCTGCGCATGACAGTCGTCGGCGCGCCCGCCTACTTTGCGAAACGTTCGCGGCCGAAGGCGCCTCGGGACCTGACTGACCATAACTGCATCAATCTTCGGCTACCGACTCACGGCGGCTTATATGCCTGGGAGTTCGAAAAGTCCGGACACGAACTGAACGTACGCGTGGAAGGCCAACTGGTGTTCAACGGAACCAGCCAGATGCTCCATGCCGCGCTGGCTGGCTGCGGTCTCGCCTATATCCCGGAAGATCTGGCGCGACCGCATATCGCCGAGGGGCAACTCAAGCAGGTTCTCAAGGACTGGTGCCCGACCTTTCCGGGCTACCACCTTTACTACCCGAGCCGCCGTCAATCGTCACGCGCCCTGGCTGTGCTGGTCGACACGCTGCGCTACCGGGCCGGTCCATCCGCGCAACGACATCGATAG
- a CDS encoding aldo/keto reductase — MDYRYLGRSALKVSPLCLGAMMFGGETDEASSKRIIDKAYDQGVNFIDTADVYHAGRSEEIVGRAIAERRDNWVVATKFGFPSAPAPNQQGQSRKWIIQSVEASLKRLGTDYIDILYFHRALADAPLEEGVRAIGDLIRQGKVRYFGVSNFPGWRIAEVARLADQLGIDRPVASEPLYNIVDRTAEVEQLPAAHHYGLGVVSYSPLARGVLSGKYAVDAAPPADSRAGRGDPRIQQTEWRPESLRIAQAIAGHAAERGTTSIAFALAWVLKNRSVSSTIAGPRTEAQWDSYVDALRLQLGPDDEKLVDSLVAPGHASTPGYTDPGYPVEGRRVA, encoded by the coding sequence ATGGACTATCGGTATCTGGGGCGCAGCGCCCTGAAGGTTTCCCCCTTGTGTCTCGGCGCGATGATGTTCGGCGGCGAGACTGACGAGGCGAGTTCAAAGCGGATCATCGACAAGGCATACGACCAGGGTGTCAATTTCATCGACACCGCTGACGTCTATCACGCAGGCCGTTCGGAAGAGATTGTCGGCCGTGCCATTGCCGAGCGCAGGGACAACTGGGTCGTGGCGACGAAGTTCGGTTTCCCGAGCGCGCCAGCTCCGAACCAGCAGGGCCAGTCGCGCAAGTGGATCATCCAGTCGGTCGAAGCCAGCCTGAAACGGCTCGGCACCGACTACATCGACATCCTGTACTTTCACCGGGCGCTTGCCGATGCACCGCTGGAAGAGGGCGTGCGTGCCATCGGCGATCTGATCCGTCAGGGCAAGGTCCGCTACTTCGGCGTGTCCAACTTCCCGGGCTGGCGCATTGCCGAGGTCGCGCGCCTTGCCGATCAGCTTGGAATCGACCGGCCTGTCGCCAGCGAGCCGCTTTACAACATCGTCGACCGTACCGCGGAAGTCGAACAGTTGCCGGCGGCGCATCACTACGGTTTGGGTGTCGTCTCGTATAGCCCGCTCGCGCGTGGGGTGCTCAGCGGCAAATATGCTGTGGATGCCGCGCCACCGGCCGATTCGCGCGCCGGTCGCGGCGATCCGCGCATCCAGCAGACCGAGTGGCGGCCGGAGTCGCTCAGGATCGCCCAGGCGATCGCCGGGCATGCGGCCGAGCGCGGCACGACGTCGATTGCGTTCGCTCTGGCGTGGGTCCTCAAGAACCGGAGCGTTAGCAGCACCATTGCCGGACCGCGTACCGAAGCGCAATGGGACAGCTATGTCGACGCGTTGAGATTGCAGCTCGGACCGGACGACGAGAAACTGGTCGACAGCCTCGTTGCGCCCGGCCATGCTTCCACGCCCGGCTACACCGATCCTGGCTATCCGGTTGAAGGGCGGCGTGTGGCGTGA